A DNA window from Onthophagus taurus isolate NC chromosome 1, IU_Otau_3.0, whole genome shotgun sequence contains the following coding sequences:
- the LOC111429226 gene encoding rutC family protein UK114-like, translating to MSKAIKKIISTSNAIKPVGPYSQAVVLDKTVYVSGVLGIDKETSKLVEGGTIPQARQALKWLGVILEASGSSYDNIVKTQIFLNNINDLGAVNEVYKEFFKGDYPARSSFQVGKLPLGADIEIEAVAAVGEVTTISAKM from the exons ATGTCTAAAGccattaagaaaattattagcACATCCAATGCAATTAAACCAGTTGGACCTTATAG ccaAGCCGTGGTGTTAGATAAAACGGTTTACGTCTCTGGAGTCTTAGGTATAGATaaagaaacatcaaaattagtTGAAGGTGGTACAATACCTCAAGCTCGTCAAGCATTAAAGTGGCTTGGAGTTATTTTGGAAGCTTCAGGATCTAGTTATGATAATATAGttaaaacacaaatatttttgaacaatattaaCGACTTAGGAGCAGTTAATGAAGTCTATAAAGAAT tttttaaaggCGATTATCCCGCTCGTTCTTCTTTTCAAGTTGGAAAGTTACCTCTAGGAGCTGATATTGAAATAGAAGCTGTTGCGGCCGTTGGTGAAGTCACCACAATTTCAGCTAAGATGTAA
- the LOC111429231 gene encoding rutC family protein UK114-like has protein sequence MSKVIRKIICTAAAPKPAGPYNQAVILDKTVYVSGVLGMNKDTMKLVEGGAGPEARQALKSLGFILEAAGSSLNKVAKTHIFLNNINDFAAVNEVYKEFFKSDFPARSTFQVGKLPAGASVEIEVVAGVGDVVTVPAA, from the exons atgtcaaaagtgatcagaaaaattatttgtacaGCCGCTGCACCGAAACCAGCTGGACCATACAA tcAAGCTGTAATCTTAGATAAAACAGTTTATGTATCAGGAGTTCTTGGGATGAATAAAGATACCATGAAATTAGTTGAAGGAGGAGCAGGTCCGGAAGCTCGTCAAGCTCTAAAATCACTTGGTTTTATATTAGAAGCTGCTGGATCATCGCTAAATAAAGTTGCAAAAACTCATATATTCCTCAACAACATAAATGATTTTGCGGCCGTTAATGAAGTGTACAAAGAAT tttttaaaagtgattttccaGCCAGATCTACGTTTCAAGTTGGAAAATTACCCGCTGGGGCAAGTGTTGAGATAGAGGTTGTTGCTGGTGTTGGAGATGTTGTTACAGTCCCTGCtgcttaa